The DNA segment GCATTTTAGAAGCTATAAATACTTCCCCCTATGTAGAAACAATACATCATCTTGATTATCTTTCGGATCAATTAGTGGCTTGGTTTTATAGTAAAGCCGAAGCATTTGTTTATCCTTCTTATTACGAAGGTTTTGGCTTACCGATTTTAGAAGCGATGACTTTAGGAGCACCGGTAATCACCTCCAACACATCATCTTTACCAGAAGTCGCTGGAGATTGTGCTTTATTAATTAATCCTCAAGACTATCTAGAATTGGGCGAAGCTATGATTAGAATAATTAGCGATCGTCAATTACGTCAAGAATTAGTTAAAAAAGGAAAAGCAAGAAGTAAATTATATTCTTGGGAAAAAACCGCTCAAGCTACTCTAGAAGCTTATCGAATTCTTAGTTAATATAAAAGTATTCCTAATCTTGAAACTATTAGAAAATTTTCTTTAAATCCAGAACAAAATCAGCCAGAACATTTTCATCCCTTAGAGTAGGGGGATTAACCAGTACCTGCTTTTCCTCCCCTTGGCGATATATTTCTACAGTTTTGGTATAAGGATTAAGTAACCAACCTAGTTTTACTCCTGCGTCGATATACTCCAACATTTTATCTTGAACATTTTTAAGAGAATCGCTTTCTGATATCAATTCTAAGACAAAATCAGGAGCAATCTGAGCAAACCCTTTTCTTTCTTCAGGAGCAATATTATCTGAATTTTCCTTGGATATCCAAGAAACATCAGGAGAACGTATAGCGCCATTAGGTAATTTAAAGCCCGTAGAAGAATCAAAAACTAATCCACGCTCTGGAGTTGTTGACTCATTCCAAACCACAAAACGACTAATCAACCTTGAATTCTTGTCTCCTGTTTCCATTCCCGTAGGTGACAATGTGATTAATTCCCCTTTAGCACTTAACTCCAATCTCAATTCAGGATTAGCTGCACATATTTCCTCAAAAGCATCCAAGACCTCTTTACCAATTACCGAAACGTTGATTAAATTCACAGTACCTCAACAAATACTTGGTAGAGTAAATATGCTTATTATAGTATTTATTTAGGTTGTCCTTGACGATCGCAAATGAAAATATCCCACTGACCATTAGTTCCCACTTCAAAGGCGATGAGTTCGCCGTTAGCACTAATAGTTGGGTTGCGCACGTCTCCCTGAATTGGGTTAGAGAGATTGCGTCTTTGTTGAGTTGAGCGATCGTAGAGATAGATAGTAGATTTTCCCTGAACGCTAGTAGCAAAGACGATATAACGACCGTCTTCGGAAACCGAGGGATCTGAAGCTATCTCATTGAGGGCGTTTAAACCTGGTAAGTTAATTAAAGTGCGGTTACGGAGATCATAGAGATATACATCTTGAGAACCATTGCGATCAGAAGCAAAAACGATAAATTTAGGAGTAATTTGAGGATTTAACTCCGATCTCAAGCTATTGAGGGAACGTCCGCTAGGATCAAAAGGAAAATTGACAAAGCGAGGATAAGTAGTGCAGCTTGTTAATAGTAGAGTGCCAATAATCAAAAAAGATGAACGAAGCCGATTGAACATTTCAAGGATTAGCGATAGGAACACCATCGGGAAAATCTAATTCAACAAAAGGACCGCGATCGAGCACCTCTAAATCCCATTGACCTCGACGAGAGGTTTCAAAGACGATATAACGACCATCGGGACTAATATGAGGGTTACGTAGCCAACTCCGATAACCTCTAGTTAGGAATTCTGATCTACCCGTAGCGCGATCGTAGAGGATCAGATCCGGGCGTCCAGAGAGACTAGAAATGTAGGCGATATATCGTCCCGTATAGCTCAAGCTGGGATTTTGCGCGATCGCACTTGCCGAATCCAATCCCGGCAAATTTATGAGTGTTTTCTGCTCTAAGCTATAGATATATATCCTACTCTTGCCATCACGATTAGAAACAAAAGCCACTAATTTCCCATCACCGCTTAAAACGGGGTCGTGATCGTTATAGCGACTATTGAGAAGCCCTGGTCCTCGATTGACGGTGACCGAATTACAAGCATTAATCAGGGGAGTAAAAAAAAGAGCGATCGCCAGCCCAAGATAAGAGTAACGCAAATTGTTTAGTAATCGAAGTTAGTGGGTGGTTCGGGGTTGGGCTTTCTCGGTCTTGGTTTTGTTTCTCCTTGAGGTAATGTTTGTTCTGGATCAATGGGTTGATAATCAACGTAGTCACTGGGACTGGGTTCAGTATAATCTGAGTAGTAGTTATACTCTTGATCTCCAGGACGAGAAGAAGATTTTTTTCTGGTGCGCGATGGTGTTTCTGATGAAGGTCTACGGGGACGAGAAGAGGAACTTCTTCTAGATTGGGATTGGGGTGGTTCTACCCCTGAGGGATTTTCCCAAGCGTCATAATAGGAGTCAGAAGGGGTCGTTCTGGGGGAACTACGACGACTTTTAGAGCTACGATCTGCTTCTGCGTCATAATTACTTCTACGCGTTGAGGGACGCTCTACGTAGCCTCTAAGTCGAGGGTTGTCATCAGGTGGCTCTGCATCGTAACCTTCAATTTGGTCCAATTCGGCGCGATAGACTCGACTAACGGAGCGTTCTTCATCAACTATAGGTGAGTTACGTCGTGCTTGTTCTGCTGTACTCGCTCTGAGTCGCATGGTTTCTACGGCAAAAAAAATAGCCGACCCCGTCAAAAGAAACTGACCAAATTGTAAAATAGGGTCCAATCTCCAACCCTGGAATAAGAGTATTAACCCGCAAAGTAACCCGACAGCGGCAAAGAAAATATCGTGATCTCTAGATAATTCTGGTCGTACCGAGCGAATGAAGTATAGAGCAGCTCCTGCTACGGCGAGAAAGATACCCAAAATACTGGCTGAGTTAAGTCCAAAATTTACCATTACTGCTTTTCCTAGTCAAAGTTATTATATCTATCTTTCTAATATAGCCTGATCTTTGCAGACGGTTATTAGTTTACACAGAAACAGCTAGCGAGCATATAGCCGCCAGCCGTAAGGGATTACAGGGAGATCTCAATATAATTTAAAAACTTTTGCGAGAAAGCAATCCAAAAAGATAAATCGCAATGATCGCACCCAAAACCGCGATAAATACCCCAGGAATACTTAAACCGGGTGCGGTTAATTGCAGAGCTCCAGTTTGTATAAAAGTGAACAAAGTACCACCTATGAAAGCTCCTACGACACCCAAAAGTAACGTTGTCAACCAGTTACCCCCTTGATCACCGGGAACAATAGCTTTAGCGATCGCACCTGATAATAAACCTAAAATGATCCAAGCAATGATATTCATGACTAATTCCTCGTAAATTGTTTAACTAAACTTCTACTATCTGTTTCTTGGCGTTTGGCTTTGAGCCATCTGTTTCGATAGCGTCTCCTTCAATGAAAGAACGCAACATCCAAGCCGTTTGTTCATGCTGCTCCAGCAAACCGGTGAGAAAGTCAGCGGTCCCGTCATCTTCAAACTCCTCACTACATTGCTGAACGTGTTCACGCAGATTCCGGGCTATCTGTTCATGATCGTTTAACAATTGAGCAACCATCTCAGTCGCTAGAGGGATAGTACCAGGATGCTCTTTAAGAGAACAAGTCTTGAGAAATCCCTCCATCGTTCCCACCGGATAATCGCCTAAGGTTCTGATCCGTTCTGCAATAAGATCAACATTGATTGTTAGGGCTTCGTAATGTGTTTCCCAAAGCTTATGTAAGGTCATGAATTGCGGACCGACAACATCCCAATGAAATTTTTTGGTTTTGACCAGTAACAGGTAAGTGTCTGCCAAATCTTGATTGAGTAGATTGACTACACCTTGACGCTGTTTATCGGTTAATCCAATATTGATTCTGCGCATGATAAATCTCCTTGATTTTAGTGATTTTAATTAGCCTAGAGTGCGCATCCAGAAACGATGCTGGGCGATCGCCTCTATAAACGATTTAGCAAACTTACTTTGGTGAGATGATGTTTTAGCGGTAATCACTCCTTGATCATGTTGGAGAGATTCGGCGCTAGTTTTTTTGAGTAACTCGACTCCTTCACCCGTTGCCGCGATCGCTTTATAATGTCGAAATGCCTCATTAATAAACTCAAGAGCATCCCCATTAGCTTTGAGGGTTTCAACGCTTAGGGCACCACCGGGAACATACACTGCGTCGAACATCAAAGATGCACTGGTAAGGAAGGTTTTATCAACCTTAAATTCTTGACCATCAGCACTCTTGATCATGCCCAAAAATTTCGACACGATCTGTGCTTGCGCACCCGCATCCATCAACGCTTGCTTAATAGTGGTAACTTGTTCAGCATCTACACCGTCTGCTGCCAAGATAGCCACCTTACGACCTTTTACCGTTTTGACCGCCAAAGATTCTTGACTAAGTGCTGGTGAACTTTGCCCATGGTTCTGAGTTGCAACTTCTTTAGGTGCAGCTACTCCAACCCCCATAGCGACCAGTTTTGCCAATTCGTGATCGACATGGTTTAGACGCTCAACCATTCTTTCCCTAACGCCTTGATCTTCAACTTTGCCGATTTCAAAATGAGCCGCTTCAACCACATGTTCTTTTTCAACTGCTGACAGGCTATTCCAGAACAAAGTAGCTTGACTAAAATGTTCACCAAAGCTAGGGCTACGTTCCCGAATTTTGTGTCCTTGAACTCGCTCAGAGTGGTGAACATAGCCTTCAGTTTCAGAGGGAGCAGGCTGATCTTGTCCCAAGGAATTGGGGAAATAATTGACTCGACTAGTTTTTACCTGCATCTGCATCCTTCCGTCCTGCTGATTGTTATGAAAAGGACAAACCGGTTGATTAATAGGCAAATTAGCAAAGTTTGGGCTACCAAGGCGATGCTGTTGAGTATCGTGATAAGAAAACAGACGACCTTGCAACAAGGGATCATCGCTGAAGTCGATACCGGGTACCACGTTAGAAGGAGCGAAGGCAACTTGTTCGGTTTCAGCGAAGAAGTTATCAGGGTTGCGATTCAACACCATTTTGCCGATGGGCAGTACCGGAACTAACTCTTCAGGAATGAGCTTTGTGGAGTCAAGGATATCAAAGTCGAATTTGTGTTCGTCTTCTGCTTCGATAATCTGCACACCCAGCTCAAATTCTGGATAATTCCCCTGTTCGATAGATTCCCACAAATCACGGCGGTGGAAATCAGGATCTTTTCCTGCCAACTTCTGGGCTTCGTCAAATACCAGGGAATGAACACCTAAAAGCGGTTTCCAGTGAAATTTAACGAAGCGAAATTTGCCTTCAGCATTTACTAATCGGTAGGTATGCACCCCAAAGCCCTGCATTCGGCTAAAACTGCGAGGCAATGTGCGATCGCTGAGTAGCCATAGGATCATATGGGTTGACTCGGGCACCAAGGAAATGAAATCCCAAAAATTGCTATGCGCAGTGGAGGCTTGTGGTATTTCGTTGTGAGGTTCAGGTTTAATTGAGTGCACCACATCTGGAAACTTGATGGCATCCTGGATAAAAAATACGGGAATATTATTGCCGACCAAGTCATAGTTGCCCTCTTGCGTGTAGAACTTCACTGAGAAACCACGCACATCACGCACAGAGTCGGCTGAACCGCGTGAACCTCCCACCGTGGAGAAGCGAGCAAAAACAGGGGTTTGAATAGAAGGATCTTGTAAAAAGTGAGCTTTGGTGAATTTTGCTAGTGACTCATAAGCTTGGAAGTAGCCATGAGCTGCCGAACCACGAGCATGAACGACTCTCTCAGGGATGCGTTCGCGATCGAAGTGGGAGAGTTTCTCTTGAAAATGGAAATCTTCTCTTAGGGAAGGTCCACGATTACCCGTTTTTAAGCTGTTGTCTGTATCTTCTACGACGACGCCTTGATTGGTTGTGAGTTGCTCTCCAGCTTCAACCTGAAATTCCTCTAATGATTCGGTTTTTGCTGTCTTTTGGGGTTGAGATTGTTCGGTCATTGCTTTGAGATTTCTAGGGGTGTATTTAGATCTTGAGAATCATTAGGAGCTAAATCTTTCTTCACAACGGGCTGATCTTGTTTGTCATTCTCTAGCTGTTTGCTCTGCATTACTTCTTGAGCGTCAACTATTTCGCTGTAAATCTCT comes from the Gloeocapsa sp. PCC 73106 genome and includes:
- a CDS encoding Uma2 family endonuclease → MNLINVSVIGKEVLDAFEEICAANPELRLELSAKGELITLSPTGMETGDKNSRLISRFVVWNESTTPERGLVFDSSTGFKLPNGAIRSPDVSWISKENSDNIAPEERKGFAQIAPDFVLELISESDSLKNVQDKMLEYIDAGVKLGWLLNPYTKTVEIYRQGEEKQVLVNPPTLRDENVLADFVLDLKKIF
- a CDS encoding TolB family protein; the encoded protein is MFNRLRSSFLIIGTLLLTSCTTYPRFVNFPFDPSGRSLNSLRSELNPQITPKFIVFASDRNGSQDVYLYDLRNRTLINLPGLNALNEIASDPSVSEDGRYIVFATSVQGKSTIYLYDRSTQQRRNLSNPIQGDVRNPTISANGELIAFEVGTNGQWDIFICDRQGQPK
- a CDS encoding TolB family protein; amino-acid sequence: MRYSYLGLAIALFFTPLINACNSVTVNRGPGLLNSRYNDHDPVLSGDGKLVAFVSNRDGKSRIYIYSLEQKTLINLPGLDSASAIAQNPSLSYTGRYIAYISSLSGRPDLILYDRATGRSEFLTRGYRSWLRNPHISPDGRYIVFETSRRGQWDLEVLDRGPFVELDFPDGVPIANP
- a CDS encoding Ycf66 family protein; this encodes MVNFGLNSASILGIFLAVAGAALYFIRSVRPELSRDHDIFFAAVGLLCGLILLFQGWRLDPILQFGQFLLTGSAIFFAVETMRLRASTAEQARRNSPIVDEERSVSRVYRAELDQIEGYDAEPPDDNPRLRGYVERPSTRRSNYDAEADRSSKSRRSSPRTTPSDSYYDAWENPSGVEPPQSQSRRSSSSRPRRPSSETPSRTRKKSSSRPGDQEYNYYSDYTEPSPSDYVDYQPIDPEQTLPQGETKPRPRKPNPEPPTNFDY
- a CDS encoding GlsB/YeaQ/YmgE family stress response membrane protein, which translates into the protein MNIIAWIILGLLSGAIAKAIVPGDQGGNWLTTLLLGVVGAFIGGTLFTFIQTGALQLTAPGLSIPGVFIAVLGAIIAIYLFGLLSRKSF
- a CDS encoding Dps family protein, translating into MRRINIGLTDKQRQGVVNLLNQDLADTYLLLVKTKKFHWDVVGPQFMTLHKLWETHYEALTINVDLIAERIRTLGDYPVGTMEGFLKTCSLKEHPGTIPLATEMVAQLLNDHEQIARNLREHVQQCSEEFEDDGTADFLTGLLEQHEQTAWMLRSFIEGDAIETDGSKPNAKKQIVEV
- a CDS encoding catalase codes for the protein MTEQSQPQKTAKTESLEEFQVEAGEQLTTNQGVVVEDTDNSLKTGNRGPSLREDFHFQEKLSHFDRERIPERVVHARGSAAHGYFQAYESLAKFTKAHFLQDPSIQTPVFARFSTVGGSRGSADSVRDVRGFSVKFYTQEGNYDLVGNNIPVFFIQDAIKFPDVVHSIKPEPHNEIPQASTAHSNFWDFISLVPESTHMILWLLSDRTLPRSFSRMQGFGVHTYRLVNAEGKFRFVKFHWKPLLGVHSLVFDEAQKLAGKDPDFHRRDLWESIEQGNYPEFELGVQIIEAEDEHKFDFDILDSTKLIPEELVPVLPIGKMVLNRNPDNFFAETEQVAFAPSNVVPGIDFSDDPLLQGRLFSYHDTQQHRLGSPNFANLPINQPVCPFHNNQQDGRMQMQVKTSRVNYFPNSLGQDQPAPSETEGYVHHSERVQGHKIRERSPSFGEHFSQATLFWNSLSAVEKEHVVEAAHFEIGKVEDQGVRERMVERLNHVDHELAKLVAMGVGVAAPKEVATQNHGQSSPALSQESLAVKTVKGRKVAILAADGVDAEQVTTIKQALMDAGAQAQIVSKFLGMIKSADGQEFKVDKTFLTSASLMFDAVYVPGGALSVETLKANGDALEFINEAFRHYKAIAATGEGVELLKKTSAESLQHDQGVITAKTSSHQSKFAKSFIEAIAQHRFWMRTLG